In Providencia sneebia DSM 19967, one DNA window encodes the following:
- the acrR gene encoding multidrug efflux transporter transcriptional repressor AcrR, with product MARKTKQQAEETRQEILDAAIKTFSERGVSATSLADIAKAAGVTRGAIYWHFKNKVDLFHQACESSDNQIVQAENYYRSKYSNDPLTILKEILVYILTDFIESPKNRALMEIFFLKCELVGEMASAVDLKRENYIASQNRITEHLRSCVEIGQLPANLDVECAAIMIRAMMSGLLENWLLQPESFNMHKRTEVLVATLLETFKYCPSIRLKTDQTE from the coding sequence ATGGCACGAAAAACTAAACAACAGGCCGAAGAAACCCGTCAGGAAATTTTAGATGCCGCCATCAAAACTTTCTCTGAACGAGGTGTTTCCGCGACATCTTTAGCCGACATAGCCAAAGCAGCAGGGGTAACCCGCGGTGCGATATATTGGCATTTTAAAAATAAAGTCGACCTTTTTCATCAGGCCTGCGAATCCAGCGATAATCAGATAGTGCAGGCTGAAAACTATTATCGTTCGAAATATAGTAATGATCCACTGACAATCTTAAAAGAAATCCTAGTTTATATTTTGACTGATTTTATTGAAAGCCCTAAAAACCGAGCATTGATGGAAATTTTTTTCCTCAAGTGTGAATTAGTTGGGGAAATGGCTTCAGCCGTTGATTTAAAACGTGAAAATTATATTGCTAGCCAAAACAGAATTACTGAACATTTACGAAGCTGCGTTGAAATAGGTCAATTACCGGCTAACCTTGATGTTGAATGTGCCGCTATTATGATCCGAGCCATGATGTCAGGGTTATTAGAAAACTGGTTATTACAGCCAGAGAGTTTTAATATGCATAAACGCACAGAGGTTTTGGTGGCAACATTATTAGAAACATTTAAATATTGTCCATCAATTCGTTTGAAAACAGATCAAACAGAATAG
- a CDS encoding DsrE/DsrF/TusD sulfur relay family protein, with protein MSSILIIANGAPYGNETLFNSLRLAVNIKEQHPETDLKLFLMSDAVTAGLKGQNPKEGYNVQQMLEILTAQNVPVKLCKTCTDARGVSHLPLADGVEIGTLVELATWTLEVDKVLTF; from the coding sequence ATGTCATCTATTCTCATTATTGCGAATGGTGCACCATATGGTAATGAAACGTTATTTAATTCATTGCGTTTAGCGGTCAACATTAAAGAGCAACATCCTGAAACTGATTTAAAATTATTTTTAATGTCAGATGCAGTGACCGCAGGTCTTAAAGGGCAAAATCCGAAGGAAGGTTATAACGTACAACAAATGCTGGAAATTTTAACGGCACAAAATGTCCCTGTTAAATTATGCAAAACATGTACTGATGCCCGTGGCGTCAGCCATTTGCCGTTAGCGGATGGTGTAGAAATTGGAACATTAGTTGAGCTAGCGACTTGGACGTTAGAAGTGGATAAAGTTCTCACATTCTAA